Proteins encoded by one window of Salmonirosea aquatica:
- a CDS encoding monooxygenase produces MQWSRYIVAIIWVAGVRGYAQRPVTYQTDVAPILQSNCIECHRKGGIGPFPLTTYEEVAKRAKFIGKVTQSRYMPPFRADRNFQQYANERGLSEEEISTIQAWVTHGSPEGKRSRNKSVSIENDTVQGTSAADFLEWSMTKPYEIIGNEREDFRYFNIPTNLEKDVYVKAIEFKVGNRKVLHHSRLMTDTTRTMRGIDGMREDDPRVIEFQKTPLEEDFLYGWVPGNDRVNFPPGTAKRIRAGTDLLLNMHYAPSPIDETDQSGVRFYLTDSAQVEREVRTLTLTENDITNQPFVLPAESKPTFYMSYGPTQQAISLISVMPHMHFLGKKFRAFAITPGGELVPFVKIEDWDYAWQMTYQFKTLLHLPAGSTIIAEATYDNTSQNPENPSQPAREVTYGWNSTNEMMNLVLYYIPYKEGDETRSQER; encoded by the coding sequence ATGCAGTGGAGTAGGTATATTGTTGCGATTATCTGGGTGGCAGGGGTGCGGGGGTATGCCCAGCGTCCTGTCACTTACCAGACCGACGTAGCGCCCATTCTGCAAAGTAATTGCATCGAATGCCATCGCAAGGGAGGGATAGGGCCTTTTCCACTGACCACCTACGAAGAAGTCGCCAAGCGGGCCAAATTTATCGGCAAAGTCACCCAAAGTCGGTATATGCCCCCGTTTCGGGCAGACCGGAATTTTCAGCAGTATGCCAATGAACGGGGCTTGTCGGAGGAGGAAATCTCGACCATTCAGGCTTGGGTGACCCATGGATCGCCGGAAGGCAAGCGCAGTAGGAATAAGTCCGTTTCGATCGAGAACGATACTGTACAAGGTACCTCTGCGGCCGATTTTCTGGAATGGTCCATGACGAAGCCTTATGAAATCATCGGAAATGAACGGGAGGATTTTCGCTACTTCAATATCCCCACTAATCTGGAAAAAGACGTTTACGTAAAAGCCATCGAGTTTAAGGTAGGTAATCGCAAGGTGTTGCACCACAGCCGCTTGATGACCGATACTACCCGTACCATGCGCGGCATCGACGGAATGCGGGAAGACGACCCGCGCGTGATAGAATTTCAGAAAACACCCCTCGAAGAGGATTTTCTCTATGGCTGGGTACCCGGCAATGACCGTGTGAACTTTCCACCCGGTACGGCCAAGCGCATCCGTGCAGGTACCGACTTGTTGCTCAATATGCACTATGCACCTTCACCCATTGACGAGACAGACCAGTCGGGCGTTCGGTTCTATCTCACCGACTCGGCCCAGGTAGAGCGGGAGGTTCGAACTTTGACTTTGACCGAAAATGATATTACCAATCAGCCGTTTGTACTGCCCGCCGAGAGCAAACCTACCTTTTACATGAGTTATGGACCTACCCAGCAGGCTATTTCTTTGATTTCGGTCATGCCCCACATGCATTTTCTGGGAAAAAAATTCCGGGCCTTTGCCATTACGCCAGGCGGAGAGCTGGTACCCTTTGTGAAAATAGAGGACTGGGATTACGCCTGGCAAATGACTTACCAGTTCAAGACCCTGCTGCATTTGCCCGCGGGATCGACCATCATCGCCGAAGCGACCTACGACAACACCTCCCAAAATCCGGAGAATCCTAGCCAGCCCGCGCGCGAAGTCACCTATGGCTGGAATTCGACCAATGAAATGATGAATCTGGTGCTGTACTATATCCCCTACAAAGAAGGGGACGAAACCAGGAGCCAGGAGCGCTAG
- a CDS encoding TonB-dependent receptor codes for MDNRQFERWFAHVTCSAGRYLCNALWCVILLVPLSGLGQGWTLRGRVLDDSTGRAVVGASVVSPVSKASTLTDNAGHYTLPLKAGEQVVRFSSVGYFSKSLPITYRETLSDFDVILLPEIRQLQELVVRDRAPDANVRASQMGVATLDIKTLKNIPVVFGETDIIKALTLQPGVTTVGEGSAGFNVRGGRTDQNLVLLDGAPLFNTSHLLGFLSSVNADAVRDVNLYKGDIPAAYGGRLSSLLAMTTRDGNKERLRFSTGLGLMTGNFTVDGPLTHNKRLTFAAGGRIAYPNLLIRRFPEPTNQNRAFFYDVNGRLSYELSTNSIVSATVYRSSDSFKFPEDTLYGWQSTTATLRWNKRLNQALSFELAGHLSHYTFQLEGISPTNEYTFRSGIRQHDAQARLLWVPNPAHTLEGGVSVTQYHLSPGNLAPVGESNIIEIQVAPEQAREAALYVSDEWVPAPWLSVRAGIRYVAFRNVGPGRFLHYDPEVPRSAESVLDTVLFTKGKALARFGGFEPRLSVRLTTGKASSLKMSYTRSRQYLHLISNTTAISPVDYWKLADPFVPPQVATQLAVGYFKNFNDNAIEVSLEAYQKQLQNLVEYRNGATLLLNQHLETDLLPAQGKAYGLEISIQKTKGILTGLLSYTYSRTFARVNTPFSRDRINGGDWYPATVDRPHSATASVQWKWRKGWTFGTNFVYTTGRPITYPDGTYRLNDVVVQDFSSRNLDRIPEYHRMDIAFTKDTRQKPDQPKYTLWSFSFYNLYARKNPYSIYFRQTGTRLVSYRLSVFGTIIPSINWKHYF; via the coding sequence ATGGACAATAGACAGTTTGAACGCTGGTTTGCGCATGTAACCTGCTCCGCGGGAAGGTACCTTTGTAATGCACTTTGGTGTGTAATCCTACTCGTTCCGCTAAGCGGATTGGGTCAGGGATGGACGTTGCGCGGACGGGTACTGGACGATTCGACGGGGCGCGCGGTGGTAGGTGCGTCGGTGGTATCGCCTGTTTCCAAGGCATCGACGCTGACCGATAACGCAGGACACTATACGCTGCCCCTGAAAGCGGGTGAGCAGGTTGTGCGTTTTTCATCGGTAGGTTATTTTTCCAAAAGCCTGCCCATCACCTACCGCGAAACGCTTTCGGACTTTGACGTGATCCTGCTCCCGGAAATCAGACAATTGCAGGAACTGGTCGTGCGCGATCGTGCGCCCGACGCCAATGTGCGGGCCAGCCAGATGGGTGTGGCCACGCTGGACATCAAAACCCTCAAAAACATTCCGGTCGTATTTGGCGAAACGGACATCATCAAAGCCCTTACCCTGCAACCCGGCGTGACCACGGTAGGTGAGGGTTCGGCGGGTTTCAACGTCCGGGGCGGACGTACCGACCAGAACCTGGTGCTGCTCGACGGCGCGCCCTTGTTCAATACCTCCCACCTACTGGGCTTTCTGAGCAGTGTCAATGCCGACGCCGTGCGGGATGTGAACCTCTACAAAGGTGATATTCCGGCTGCCTACGGTGGGCGCCTGTCGTCGCTGCTGGCTATGACCACCCGCGATGGCAATAAGGAACGACTCCGTTTTTCCACGGGCCTGGGCCTGATGACGGGCAATTTCACCGTAGACGGTCCGCTTACGCACAATAAACGATTGACCTTTGCGGCCGGAGGGCGTATTGCCTACCCTAACCTGCTGATCCGCCGTTTTCCCGAACCCACCAACCAGAACCGGGCGTTTTTTTACGATGTCAACGGGCGGCTCTCGTACGAACTTTCGACCAACAGCATCGTATCGGCCACGGTGTACCGGAGCAGCGATTCGTTCAAATTCCCCGAAGACACACTCTACGGCTGGCAATCGACCACGGCTACCCTCCGCTGGAACAAGCGGCTAAACCAGGCTTTGTCTTTTGAACTCGCGGGCCACCTCAGCCACTACACCTTCCAGCTGGAAGGCATTTCTCCTACCAATGAATACACCTTCCGATCTGGCATCCGCCAACACGACGCCCAGGCGCGACTACTGTGGGTGCCCAATCCGGCGCATACGCTCGAAGGTGGCGTGAGCGTGACCCAGTACCACTTATCGCCAGGCAATCTGGCGCCCGTGGGTGAATCGAATATCATCGAAATCCAGGTCGCACCCGAGCAGGCGCGGGAAGCCGCCCTCTATGTTTCAGACGAGTGGGTACCTGCCCCCTGGCTATCGGTGCGGGCGGGCATTCGCTACGTAGCTTTCAGAAATGTGGGACCAGGGCGGTTTCTACACTACGATCCTGAGGTACCCCGCAGCGCCGAATCTGTGCTGGATACGGTTTTGTTCACCAAGGGCAAAGCACTGGCGCGTTTCGGGGGCTTCGAGCCACGGCTGTCGGTGCGCCTCACGACGGGGAAAGCCAGTTCGTTGAAAATGAGCTATACCCGCAGTCGCCAGTACCTACATCTGATCTCGAACACCACGGCTATTTCGCCGGTAGATTACTGGAAACTGGCCGATCCTTTTGTCCCCCCGCAGGTGGCTACCCAGCTGGCGGTGGGTTATTTCAAAAATTTCAACGACAATGCAATAGAAGTATCCCTGGAAGCCTATCAGAAACAATTGCAGAATCTGGTCGAGTACCGCAATGGGGCTACCCTGTTGCTAAACCAGCATCTGGAAACGGACTTGCTACCCGCGCAGGGAAAAGCCTATGGCCTTGAAATAAGCATACAAAAAACGAAGGGTATTCTTACCGGCCTGCTTTCCTACACCTACAGCCGGACGTTTGCACGGGTGAATACCCCCTTTTCCCGCGATCGGATCAACGGCGGCGACTGGTATCCGGCTACCGTGGACCGTCCCCATAGCGCCACGGCTTCGGTACAGTGGAAATGGCGCAAAGGCTGGACCTTCGGCACGAATTTCGTGTACACCACCGGGCGGCCCATCACCTACCCCGATGGTACCTACCGCCTCAACGATGTGGTGGTGCAGGATTTTTCCAGCCGCAACCTCGACCGCATCCCCGAATACCACCGTATGGACATCGCCTTCACCAAGGACACCCGGCAAAAGCCCGATCAGCCGAAATATACGCTTTGGTCTTTTTCCTTTTATAACCTCTACGCCCGTAAGAATCCCTATTCGATCTATTTTCGGCAAACCGGCACCCGGCTGGTGAGCTACCGCCTGTCGGTATTCGGAACCATCATCCCCTCGATCAACTGGAAACATTATTTCTGA
- a CDS encoding DUF4249 domain-containing protein, producing MRYFYSLSFLLLSLVFNSCVEEVQLPPRSVESRLVVEGLVTNEAPPYSIKLTYTGVYNSLLYGQQEIPVNGAAVSITEVGGRTVQLQQDPITPFFYWQRDPTFVGTVGKSYQLTVELTDGTRYVSDPEPLHEVPPIDRLYAEYRPRPNDDFSNPDQYEVLLDTQDPDTPGNFYRWSGYGYVPRFSTGEPRGFAGKCCQYCFYPIYGSGSDVQSDALINGKAISRRPVHASPIYYPGQHFIEIRQYSLSQKAYQFWVRFEEQRKRTGSLFDPLPASIEGNLHSENDPTRLALGYFGASAVSTRRMIIPGDTLTVGRIEIKYGTEFVKDGNCQRVYSQGQLLAPENWLK from the coding sequence ATGAGATATTTTTATAGTCTCTCTTTTCTTTTACTGAGCCTTGTCTTCAATTCCTGCGTGGAAGAGGTACAGCTGCCGCCGCGTTCGGTGGAGTCGCGGCTGGTGGTGGAGGGGCTGGTTACCAACGAGGCTCCTCCCTATTCGATTAAATTGACCTATACGGGGGTGTATAATTCACTGCTGTACGGACAGCAGGAAATCCCCGTCAACGGGGCCGCCGTAAGCATCACCGAAGTCGGGGGACGTACGGTTCAGCTACAGCAAGACCCCATCACGCCGTTTTTTTACTGGCAGCGCGACCCAACCTTCGTAGGTACCGTGGGCAAGAGCTACCAGCTTACCGTAGAACTGACCGATGGGACCCGCTACGTTTCCGACCCTGAACCCCTGCATGAGGTACCCCCCATCGACCGTCTCTACGCCGAGTACCGCCCGCGCCCGAATGACGATTTTTCTAATCCCGATCAATACGAAGTCCTGCTCGACACCCAGGACCCCGACACGCCCGGCAACTTCTACCGCTGGTCGGGCTACGGCTACGTGCCGCGCTTCTCGACGGGTGAACCCAGGGGATTCGCGGGTAAATGCTGCCAGTACTGCTTTTATCCGATCTACGGATCAGGCTCCGACGTACAGTCCGATGCCCTGATCAATGGCAAGGCCATCAGTCGCCGACCCGTGCACGCCTCCCCCATCTACTATCCCGGCCAGCATTTTATCGAAATCAGGCAGTATTCCCTCAGCCAGAAGGCCTACCAGTTCTGGGTTCGCTTCGAGGAGCAGCGCAAGCGAACAGGATCGCTGTTCGACCCCCTGCCAGCCTCCATCGAGGGAAACCTCCACAGCGAAAACGACCCGACCCGGCTAGCCCTGGGGTACTTCGGCGCCTCCGCGGTGAGCACCCGCCGGATGATTATCCCCGGCGACACGTTGACCGTCGGTCGGATCGAGATCAAGTACGGTACTGAGTTTGTCAAGGATGGGAATTGCCAGCGGGTATACAGTCAGGGGCAGTTGCTGGCTCCCGAGAACTGGCTTAAATAG